In a single window of the Acyrthosiphon pisum isolate AL4f chromosome X, pea_aphid_22Mar2018_4r6ur, whole genome shotgun sequence genome:
- the LOC103310776 gene encoding uncharacterized protein LOC103310776 — protein MAGGDDAELERTERAVERAKTKRSTVINQIKNVHQYALRLKAEPELGPTVTSLAGDLDALWIQCRTEDDAVLDGLVELGRLSEYNEALLAEVRTCISACKIAAATLVPKGAEAVDVSYLKETLGSTGASARNPAHDHAKPSARLPEIPLPEFNGDFRLWPTFRDRFTAQVDSRDISNIDKMYYLIGCLKGDAAEALRGIPVSADNYVLAWSVLSERFYRPRLVATSLVDKLLNSPSMSQESLSDLNNFVSTFNEGISLLEALNVPNMGSFILFTVAFRRLPVATRKLFESDSKAEYPSIGELLKFVRTRVSILEVVSDPPKVGTSAAQASKAGKPSGIARKVGDYVGKSNGPRPMSFVTAKGDATCPCCAESHALGICARFKSWSAKGRTKWARENRVCFNCLNVGHWIQKCKSKPNCKECSRKHHTLLHLSPDELQGGEEPPPVEPAVCASVVNPPSLHRSSAVVLGTALVHVRDNTGSVKTMRALMDSASQISAVTAACVKRLGLKISRWTAPISGLSGTTVAEVQGQVECIVQPRFASDPILPVQAWVLPTITTDLPQKSLSIDIKNRYSNLALADPSFHLTSPIDLLLGGDVYGSIMDGRKVSIDSTLPTAFSSVFGWILIGPVPDRANCYYQSLPVSMTASIEGIMERFWHVEEPEDAPVTFTEEGSCEQIFRDEATRLTSGRFAVPLPFRAPAETFVGSREVATRRFDAIERKLSASPVLKSLYVNFMSEYIALGHMSVATSPGRYIIPHHAVYRPEVDPNKIRVVFDASARCFRGPSLNECLWPGPKLQQDIVDVLTRFRVHKYTFTTDICKMYRQILILPEYRKFQHVLWRASPHDELREYELHTVTYGVNCAPYLALRVLQAIASTDCDGLDSVRNALEYQTYVDDICDGADTISDVLKLQSDLVSVLSKSGLELKKWASNTPAVLQAVPAADRACAPMPFGDDDGYGTKVLGLAWHPDQDYFCCALSLEPSPVFTKRGILSLVARIFDPLGLFGPVVFLAKSIMQRTWRHSVAWDDPLPDDIHADWVAFVSELPSLLGVRVPRHINGRQGAPCYLLGFCDASQVGYAAVVYVRMINIEVDKSVFLIGTKTKLAPTKALTVPRLELNAAVLLARWLGRIQKILSPQLDVVGLRAWSDSTIVLSWLTAPHESFKVYVSNRVHQIRSLLPDCYWQHIVSADNPADCASRGVMPAALARLDLYWRGPQIAYGEPSEWDDSRPSLPLCDLPELRVVSCAARVDNEEREWFVRFSNFDRMLRVVAYMRRFVEACHRNVALRRSGVTGSVVTPGSDVSVPTFLRKNELDIAARVLAAESQRVHFAVLRQELAAGARISSKPLARLAPFIDTAGIVRVGGRLRHSLLNYDCKHPVLLAKRSHYAMLLCRRWHLLSGHAGPRVLAALIARQYWVMSLRSVLHNVLINCTVCVRLDAKPSYPFMADLPGPRVKPRRPFEQVGVDYAGPLQLKELRLRKSRMFKIYIAVFVCFTTKAVHLEVVTELSTDAFLAAFDRFVARRGLPADVYSDCGTNFVGADKQLRALIQSPEGQTAVANFRAMCTWHFNPPSAPHFGGLWEAAVRSTKRLLVRVIGTHVFTYEEFTTVLTRIEAVLNSRPLTPASTDPHDLECLTPGHFLIGQPLLAVPPRSGPEPARNLSDRWKLLDQCHRAFWRRWSAEYLTTLQSRPKWTEGVPNLSLNDMVVVIDSQSPPLLWRLGRVIELLPGSDGHVRVARILTRAGVVTRPVVKLVKLPTNVLS, from the coding sequence ATGGCGGGTGGAGATGATGCTGAGCTCGAGCGTACAGAACGCGCGGTAGAGCGCGCCAAGACTAAGCGATCGACTGTGATAAACCAGATTAAAAATGTGCATCAGTATGCGCTTCGACTTAAGGCGGAGCCCGAGTTAGGTCCGACTGTGACAAGTCTAGCCGGTGATTTGGATGCGCTGTGGATACAGTGTAGAACTGAGGATGATGCCGTGTTGGACGGCTTGGTTGAGCTCGGTAGGCTCTCCGAGTATAACGAGGCGTTATTGGCCGAGGTGCGGACTTGTATTAGTGCTTGTAAGATTGCGGCGGCGACGTTAGTCCCTAAGGGAGCTGAGGCTGTCGATGTTTCGTACCTTAAGGAGACGTTAGGGTCAACCGGTGCGTCCGCGCGAAATCCCGCGCACGATCACGCTAAACCGTCAGCACGGTTACCGGAGATTCCGCTCCCGGAGTTCAACGGAGATTTCCGACTATGGCCCACGTTTCGCGACCGATTTACAGCACAAGTTGATTCGCGTGATATTTCCAACatcgataaaatgtattatttaatagggTGTCTCAAGGGCGACGCGGCGGAGGCGTTACGTGGTATTCCGGTGTCCGCAGATAATTATGTGCTCGCATGGTCCGTTTTATCCGAGCGGTTTTATCGACCGCGATTAGTTGCTACGTCATTAGTTGACAAATTGTTAAACTCGCCGTCTATGTCGCAGGAGTCGTTATCGGACCTTAATAATTTCGTAAGCACTTTTAACGAAGGTATTTCGCTACTCGAAGCGCTCAATGTACCGAACATGGGCTCTTTCATTTTATTCACGGTCGCGTTCCGACGTTTACCTGTAGCTACGCGTAAATTATTCGAGTCGGATAGTAAGGCGGAGTATCCGTCAATTGgcgaattattaaaatttgtccGCACGCGCGTGTCGATATTGGAAGTCGTTAGTGATCCGCCGAAGGTTGGTACCTCTGCCGCGCAAGCATCCAAGGCGGGCAAGCCGTCAGGTATAGCGCGCAAGGTGGGAGATTACGTCGGGAAGTCGAACGGTCCCCGGCCGATGTCGTTCGTAACGGCTAAGGGGGACGCGACTTGTCCGTGTTGTGCCGAATCGCACGCGTTAGGCATTTGTGCGCGTTTTAAGTCGTGGTCGGCCAAAGGTCGTACCAAATGGGCCCGTGAGAATCGTGTGTGTTTTAATTGCTTAAATGTTGGTCATTGGATTCAAAAATGTAAGTCGAAGCCTAATTGTAAGGAATGTTCGCGCAAGCACCACACGCTTCTACACTTGTCACCCGACGAGCTGCAGGGCGGGGAGGAACCACCACCGGTCGAACCGGCGGTGTGTGCGTCTGTTGTGAATCCCCCGTCCCTCCACCGGTCGTCCGCTGTTGTTTTAGGTACCGCGCTCGTGCACGTGCGAGATAACACCGGTTCGGTGAAAACAATGCGTGCGTTAATGGACAGCGCGTCGCAGATCAGCGCCGTTACCGCCGCGTGCGTAAAACGACTAGGTTTAAAAATATCGCGGTGGACTGCACCGATAAGCGGGTTGTCGGGGACAACAGTCGCTGAAGTTCAAGGTCAGGTTGAGTGCATAGTACAGCCGCGTTTCGCGTCTGATCCGATTCTGCCGGTGCAGGCATGGGTGTTACCAACCATCACGACCGATTTACCTCAAAAGTCATTATCAATAGATATTAAGAATCGATATTCTAATCTCGCGCTCGCGGATCCATCCTTTCATTTGACGTCGCCGATCGACTTGTTGTTGGGAGGGGACGTGTACGGTTCTATCATGGACGGGCGTAAGGTGTCGATCGACAGTACATTACCTACTGCATTTAGTTCGGTGTTCGGCTGGATCCTTATCGGCCCGGTTCCCGATCGCGCAAATTGTTATTATCAGTCGTTGCCGGTGTCAATGACCGCGTCGATAGAGGGGATAATGGAGCGCTTTTGGCACGTCGAGGAGCCCGAGGACGCGCCCGTTACGTTTACCGAGGAGGGGAGCTGCGAACAGATATTCCGCGACGAAGCTACGCGTTTGACATCAGGTCGTTTCGCGGTTCCGTTACCATTTCGCGCGCCGGCAGAAACGTTCGTTGGGTCTCGCGAGGTAGCTACACGGCGTTTTGACGCTATCGAGCGTAAACTATCTGCGAGTCCCGTATTAAAATCGTTATACGTTAATTTTATGTCTGAATATATCGCATTAGGACACATGTCAGTGGCGACTTCCCCGGGGCGATATATAATCCCCCACCATGCTGTTTACCGTCCGGAAGTCGATCCTAATAAAATTCGTGTAGTATTCGACGCGTCCGCGCGATGTTTTCGCGGACCGTCGTTAAATGAGTGTTTGTGGCCAGGCCCAAAATTACAACAGGATATTGTGGATGTTCTAACTCGTTTTCGCGTTCACAAATATACGTTTACTACGGACATCTGTAAGATGTACcgtcagattttaattttgccGGAATATCGCAAATTCCAACATGTGTTGTGGCGCGCGTCGCCGCATGATGAATTACGTGAGTATGAGTTGCACACCGTGACGTACGGTGTGAATTGTGCCCCGTATCTCGCCTTACGCGTTTTGCAGGCCATCGCGTCGACCGATTGCGACGGTTTAGATTCTGTACGTAACGCGCTCGAGTACCAAACGTATGTCGACGACATTTGTGACGGCGCTGACACGATTTCCGACGTGTTGAAACTTCAGTCGGATTTGGTCTCTGTTTTAAGTAAGTCAGGTTTAGAGCTAAAGAAATGGGCCTCGAACACGCCGGCCGTGTTGCAAGCTGTTCCGGCCGCCGATCGCGCGTGCGCGCCAATGCCGTTTGGTGATGACGACGGATACGGCACTAAGGTGTTGGGTCTGGCGTGGCATCCCGACCAAGATTATTTTTGTTGCGCGTTAAGTCTCGAACCGTCGCCTGTCTTTACGAAGCGCGGTATTTTATCGCTTGTTGCTCGCATTTTTGACCCGTTAGGTCTTTTCGGTCCCGTGGTGTTTCTCGCGAAATCGATCATGCAGCGGACGTGGCGACACAGTGTCGCATGGGACGACCCGCTGCCGGACGATATTCACGCAGACTGGGTCGCATTTGTCTCCGAGTTACCGTCGTTATTAGGTGTCCGTGTACCGCGACATATTAACGGCCGTCAAGGCGCTCCCTGTTATTTGTTAGGATTTTGCGATGCGTCACAGGTCGGGTACGCGGCTGTCGTGTACGTGCGGATGATAAATATCGAAGTGGACAAGTCAGTGTTTCTAATTGGTACTAAGACCAAGTTAGCTCCGACGAAAGCGTTAACGGTCCCGAGACTAGAGTTGAATGCTGCAGTATTGTTAGCCCGTTGGTTAGGTcgcattcaaaaaatattatcgcCGCAACTCGATGTTGTCGGTTTACGGGCTTGGTCGGACTCCACGATCGTGCTGTCGTGGTTGACAGCCCCCCATGAATCATTCAAAGTTTATGTGTCTAATCGAGTACACCAAATTCGCTCTTTATTGCCGGATTGTTATTGGCAACACATCGTGTCGGCCGATAATCCCGCCGACTGCGCGTCGCGAGGCGTCATGCCGGCAGCTTTAGCGCGACTTGATTTGTATTGGCGTGGTCCACAGATAGCGTACGGCGAGCCATCGGAATGGGACGATTCCCGCCCGTCGCTACCTCTGTGTGACCTGCCTGAATTGCGCGTAGTGTCGTGTGCCGCGCGCGTTGACAACGAAGAGAGGGAGTGGTTTGTtcgtttttctaattttgatcGCATGTTGCGTGTAGTCGCGTATATGCGACGTTTTGTAGAGGCTTGTCACCGAAACGTCGCGCTCCGGCGGAGTGGGGTGACGGGGTCGGTAGTAACGCCAGGTTCGGATGTGAGCGTCCCCACCTTTCTACGAAAAAACGAGTTAGATATCGCTGCGCGTGTGTTGGCGGCGGAGTCGCAACGCGTACACTTTGCCGTGCTGCGGCAGGAGTTGGCCGCGGGGGCCCGCATTTCCTCGAAACCGCTAGCGCGATTAGCTCCATTCATTGACACTGCAGGTATAGTCCGCGTAGGCGGCCGTTTACGGCACtcgttattaaattatgattgtaaaCACCCGGTTCTATTAGCAAAACGATCGCATTACGCGATGTTGCTGTGCCGCCGATGGCATTTATTATCGGGTCACGCAGGTCCACGGGTATTGGCTGCGTTAATTGCACGCCAGTATTGGGTGATGTCGCTCCGTTCCGTGTTGcacaatgttttaataaattgtactgtGTGTGTTAGGTTAGATGCGAAACCATCGTATCCCTTTATGGCTGATTTACCGGGTCCGCGTGTAAAGCCGCGTCGACCGTTCGAACAAGTAGGGGTCGATTATGCGGGACCTTTACAATTGAAAGAGCTGCGGCTGCGCAAATCGCGcatgtttaaaatttacattgccGTTTTCGTGTGCTTCACGACTAAAGCCGTCCACCTTGAAGTGGTAACGGAGTTGTCCACTGACGCGTTTTTGGCCGCGTTCGACCGATTCGTCGCGCGCCGCGGGTTACCCGCCGACGTGTATTCCGACTGCGGCACTAATTTTGTCGGCGCTGATAAGCAGTTGCGCGCATTAATACAAAGTCCCGAGGGCCAGACCGCCGTTGCAAATTTTCGCGCGATGTGTACGTGGCACTTTAACCCTCCGAGTGCACCTCACTTTGGGGGTCTGTGGGAGGCGGCCGTTCGGTCTACGAAGAGGTTGTTAGTCCGGGTGATAGGAACCCATGTGTTTACGTACGAGGAGTTTACCACAGTGTTAACCCGCATAGAAGCGGTGTTAAATTCGCGCCCGCTGACGCCCGCCTCGACCGATCCGCACGATTTGGAGTGTTTGACTCCCGGGCATTTTTTGATTGGGCAACCGCTACTCGCCGTACCGCCGAGATCGGGCCCCGAGCCCGCCCGTAACCTTTCTGATCGGTGGAAGTTATTGGATCAATGTCACCGTGCGTTTTGGCGTCGTTGGTCAGCCGAGTACCTAACCACTCTGCAAAGCAGACCAAAGTGGACCGAGGGGGTTCCCAACCTTAGTCTCAACGACATGGTCGTCGTGATCGACAGCCAGAGTCCACCGTTGTTATGGCGCCTCGGCCGTGTGATCGAGTTGTTGCCAGGTTCCGACGGTCACGTCCGTGTCGCTCGGATCCTCACGCGCGCTGGTGTAGTTACGCGCCCTGTGGTCAAGTTGGTAAAGTTACCGACCAATGTTCTATCTTAG